In Cygnus olor isolate bCygOlo1 chromosome 12, bCygOlo1.pri.v2, whole genome shotgun sequence, one DNA window encodes the following:
- the TMEM170A gene encoding transmembrane protein 170A, whose translation MEGGEAGGGLLQQILSLRLVPRSGNGTAAYSNPLAAFSEMWYGVFLWALVSSLSFHAPAALLALFTLRRHKYGRFMSLGLLLMGIVGPITAGILTSAAIAGVYRAAGKNMIPFEALILGVGQTFCVVVVSFLRILATL comes from the exons ATGGAGGGCGgcgaggcgggcggcgggctgctgcagcagatcCTCAGCCTGCGCCTGGTGCCGCGCTCCGGGAACGGCACCGCCGCCTACTCCAACCCGCTGGCGGCCTTCTCAG AGATGTGGTACGGCGTGTTCCTGTGGGCGCTCGTCTCCTCGCTCTCCTTCCACGCCCCCGCCGCCCTGCTCGCCCTCTTCACGCTGCGGCGCCACAAGTACGGCCGCTTCATGTCGCTGGGCCTCCTGCTGATGGGCATCGTGGGACCCATCACCGCCGGCATCCTCACCA GTGCTGCCATCGCAGGAGTTTAcagagctgcagggaaaaaCATGATTCCCTTCGAAGCCCTCATTTTAGGAGTGGGTCAGACGTTCTGTGTGGTGGTGGTTTCGTTCCTACGGATTTTAGCCACTCTCTAG